A region from the Cystobacter ferrugineus genome encodes:
- a CDS encoding aminotransferase class V-fold PLP-dependent enzyme: MRRKVKQRGGTLISRRTILGSIGSMALGGSFGGCAAAAQALDGSDDFVSRYDVDRSITNFDAAYYGAMTRGVMAAYRANGDWVNRNNALFLRSALPGPTRDERLQRSVEAVAGLIGAEVGEVALCGGGTEALYGLIVNYRPLEPGDAIIMADIDYDEMQHAMAYLEASRGATLVRIVIPEPSTAANILAAYEKALSDTPRARLLLLTHISNRNGLILPVREIAAMAKARGVDVILDSAQAVGQIPVDVDALGVDFMGFSLHKWVAAPLGTGGIYIRQGRQQDIAPWLGNHIHPDTDIRARMPTGTVDFAARLTIPDAIAEYREIGPDRKLQRLLAHRNRWVEGAREIRGVEIVQPEEPGRYAAIGAFRLPGQKSWEDAQRVQRVFIDKHRILVVAKRGLASGPVVRVTPALFNTAEELDRLVTAIHAERGMFG; this comes from the coding sequence GTGCGGCGCAAGGTCAAGCAAAGAGGAGGCACTTTGATCAGTCGGAGGACAATTCTGGGGAGTATCGGCAGCATGGCGCTGGGGGGGAGCTTCGGCGGCTGCGCGGCCGCCGCGCAGGCCTTGGACGGGTCCGATGACTTCGTCTCCCGCTATGATGTCGATCGGAGCATCACCAACTTCGATGCGGCCTATTACGGCGCGATGACTCGCGGAGTCATGGCCGCCTATCGCGCGAATGGCGACTGGGTGAACCGCAACAACGCGCTGTTCCTGCGGAGCGCGCTGCCGGGCCCGACGCGGGATGAGCGCCTCCAGCGCTCGGTCGAGGCCGTGGCCGGGCTGATCGGCGCCGAGGTGGGCGAGGTGGCGCTGTGCGGCGGCGGCACCGAGGCGCTGTACGGGCTGATCGTCAACTACCGCCCGCTCGAGCCCGGCGATGCGATCATCATGGCCGATATCGACTATGACGAGATGCAGCACGCCATGGCCTATCTGGAGGCCAGCCGGGGCGCGACGCTCGTGCGCATCGTCATTCCCGAGCCATCGACCGCGGCCAACATCCTCGCGGCCTATGAAAAGGCGCTGAGCGACACGCCGCGCGCGCGCCTCTTGTTGCTGACGCACATCTCCAACCGCAACGGACTGATCCTGCCGGTGCGGGAGATCGCGGCCATGGCGAAGGCGCGGGGCGTCGACGTCATCCTCGACAGCGCGCAGGCAGTCGGCCAGATCCCCGTCGATGTCGATGCGCTCGGCGTCGACTTCATGGGGTTCAGCCTCCACAAATGGGTGGCGGCTCCGCTCGGCACCGGCGGCATCTACATCCGCCAGGGCCGGCAGCAGGATATCGCGCCCTGGTTGGGTAATCACATCCATCCGGACACCGACATCCGGGCACGCATGCCGACCGGCACCGTCGATTTCGCCGCGCGCCTCACCATCCCCGATGCGATTGCGGAGTATCGCGAGATCGGTCCAGACCGGAAGCTTCAGCGTCTCCTCGCTCACCGGAACCGGTGGGTCGAGGGGGCACGCGAAATCCGCGGGGTCGAGATCGTCCAGCCGGAGGAGCCGGGCCGCTACGCCGCGATCGGCGCCTTCCGCCTGCCGGGCCAGAAGAGCTGGGAGGATGCGCAACGCGTCCAGCGCGTGTTCATCGACAAGCACCGCATCCTCGTCGTCGCCAAACGCGGACTCGCCTCGGGGCCGGTCGTGCGCGTGACGCCGGCCCTGTTCAACACGGCCGAGGAACTGGACCGGCTCGTCACCGCCATCCATGCCGAGCGAGGCATGTTCGGTTGA
- a CDS encoding spherulation-specific family 4 protein, with protein sequence MKIVVPAYFGLEHKWTDSDGRPHDCWRSIEEARNKVSIVIPDESFPTLAPSSLKSAQKQFRRCRGVGQKVLGYVHTREKSGDDKPARRAATDILKEIDDWYEAYDGCLDGIFFDEAVYWYDQESATKPNDNSAETFFGGLIKQLKEKHQGATSVLIAGQTVSEWTVQHSDYVVMWEEKYDVYLNKYCAINKEDAPVSIPSWWKNSKYRDQIVHLVWNTCSVDDMNNAIDCARNRNAGNVFVLDERKSGYDHLPPYWEQELNH encoded by the coding sequence ATGAAGATCGTCGTACCGGCCTATTTCGGGTTGGAGCACAAATGGACCGATTCGGATGGTAGGCCGCATGACTGCTGGAGAAGCATCGAGGAGGCGAGGAATAAGGTCAGCATCGTCATCCCCGACGAGTCTTTTCCCACGCTCGCGCCGAGCAGTTTGAAGTCCGCGCAAAAGCAATTCCGCAGGTGCCGAGGCGTGGGCCAGAAGGTGCTCGGCTACGTGCACACGCGAGAAAAAAGCGGAGACGACAAGCCAGCGCGGCGCGCGGCAACGGACATCCTGAAAGAAATCGACGACTGGTACGAAGCATATGACGGATGTCTCGACGGCATCTTCTTCGACGAAGCCGTCTATTGGTATGACCAGGAGTCCGCGACAAAACCCAATGACAATTCCGCCGAGACGTTCTTCGGAGGGCTCATCAAGCAACTCAAGGAGAAGCATCAGGGAGCCACCTCGGTGCTGATTGCCGGACAGACGGTGTCGGAATGGACGGTGCAACACTCTGACTATGTGGTGATGTGGGAGGAGAAGTATGACGTCTATCTGAATAAATACTGCGCCATCAACAAAGAGGATGCCCCCGTCAGCATACCGAGCTGGTGGAAGAATTCGAAGTACAGGGACCAGATCGTGCACCTGGTCTGGAACACATGCAGCGTTGATGACATGAACAACGCGATCGACTGCGCGCGCAATCGCAACGCGGGCAATGTCTTTGTGCTTGACGAGCGCAAGAGCGGTTACGATCATCTTCCACCGTACTGGGAACAGGAACTCAATCACTAA
- a CDS encoding FHA domain-containing protein has translation MGFSVVFIRSEPGFGGDTPMPLGTKTQVPAGVTVFLGRSTDAQIHMPDGTVARLHALLAVMPDKLRLLVVDLGSTNGIHAGGEQRQVTLLASGEEFRIANRYWFRVVLD, from the coding sequence ATGGGTTTCTCCGTGGTGTTCATCCGGTCGGAGCCGGGCTTCGGTGGCGACACGCCGATGCCGCTCGGCACGAAGACTCAGGTGCCCGCGGGAGTCACGGTGTTCCTCGGTCGGAGCACGGACGCTCAGATCCATATGCCCGATGGCACGGTGGCGCGGCTGCACGCGCTGCTCGCCGTGATGCCCGACAAGCTCCGGCTCCTGGTTGTCGACCTGGGGAGCACGAATGGCATTCACGCGGGCGGCGAGCAGCGCCAGGTGACTCTCCTCGCCTCGGGCGAGGAGTTCCGGATCGCGAATCGCTACTGGTTCCGGGTCGTGCTGGACTGA
- a CDS encoding S4 domain-containing protein — MAVARADLDAGLRLVDLLVEADLAESKGAAKRLIRDAGARVNGTVVADEAALVTAADLDSEGRIRLSAGRKRHALIRCH; from the coding sequence GTGGCGGTCGCGCGGGCGGACCTCGACGCCGGCCTGCGCCTCGTCGATCTCCTCGTGGAGGCGGACCTCGCCGAATCCAAGGGGGCCGCGAAGCGGCTGATCCGTGACGCCGGGGCGCGCGTGAACGGAACCGTGGTCGCCGACGAGGCGGCCTTGGTCACCGCCGCCGACCTGGACAGCGAAGGCCGCATCCGGCTCTCCGCCGGGCGAAAGCGCCACGCCCTCATCCGATGCCATTAA
- a CDS encoding carbohydrate-binding protein has protein sequence MLPLLSATPVLAQNAPATWTEHWFEHNQTVSRVYQDNDVAIYFDPDVNRSITWPNSFVRDVWKYTKKTYGHFGSDMQLYAIFHTGKYGGGHPATYFDASHDNRNVIDVGSGSTTAWTSGAGWDLDIVTHEISHIVEFGGKGVQGSPAFNRWGDSKWAEIFIYDVYLALGRTSDANRVYNDVINKVDSFPRANTHWFRDWFYPIYKNHGGALVLNRFFVLLAQYFPRNGKDYAREMNWGEFVHFWSGAAGVNLKVQATSAFGWPAEWEAQFVQAQRDFPFTYTHPGPSVVSVFQDLDHGGYGTALPVGRYTLSALNAWGVRNDDITSLKVASGYQVTLYADDNFGGASLTKTADDASLVDDDWNDKVSSLVVSQGTPAPGTLIQAEAYSSMSGVSTEATSDSGGGSNVGYIDTADWLAYNGIQFPSSGTYRVEYRVASPSGGRLSLDLNAGATVLGTLDIPATGDWQSWTTISHTVTVTAGTYNVGIYAQAGGWNFNWFRITRL, from the coding sequence ATGTTGCCGTTGCTCTCCGCCACCCCTGTCCTGGCACAGAACGCGCCCGCGACCTGGACGGAGCACTGGTTCGAACACAACCAGACCGTCTCCCGCGTCTATCAAGACAATGACGTGGCCATCTATTTCGACCCGGACGTGAACCGGTCCATCACCTGGCCCAACAGCTTCGTTCGCGACGTGTGGAAGTACACCAAGAAGACCTACGGGCACTTCGGCTCGGACATGCAGCTCTACGCCATCTTCCACACGGGCAAGTACGGCGGAGGGCATCCCGCCACGTACTTCGATGCGAGCCACGACAACCGCAATGTGATCGACGTGGGGAGCGGCTCCACCACGGCCTGGACGAGCGGTGCCGGCTGGGATCTGGACATCGTCACCCACGAGATTTCCCACATCGTGGAGTTTGGGGGCAAGGGCGTACAGGGCTCACCCGCCTTCAACCGGTGGGGCGACAGCAAGTGGGCGGAGATCTTCATCTACGACGTCTATCTGGCGCTGGGCCGCACCAGTGATGCGAACCGCGTGTACAACGACGTCATCAACAAGGTGGACAGCTTCCCCCGTGCCAACACGCACTGGTTCCGGGACTGGTTCTACCCCATCTACAAGAACCACGGCGGCGCGTTGGTGCTCAACCGGTTCTTCGTCCTGCTCGCGCAGTACTTCCCGAGGAATGGAAAGGACTACGCGCGGGAAATGAACTGGGGTGAGTTCGTCCACTTCTGGAGCGGCGCGGCGGGCGTCAATCTCAAGGTTCAGGCCACCTCCGCCTTTGGATGGCCCGCGGAGTGGGAGGCGCAGTTCGTCCAGGCGCAGCGCGACTTTCCCTTCACCTACACCCACCCGGGCCCCTCGGTCGTCTCCGTGTTCCAGGACCTCGACCACGGGGGCTACGGGACGGCCCTGCCCGTGGGCCGCTACACCCTGTCCGCCCTGAATGCCTGGGGCGTGCGCAATGACGACATCACCTCCCTGAAGGTCGCCAGCGGCTACCAGGTCACCCTGTACGCCGATGACAACTTCGGTGGGGCCAGCCTCACCAAGACGGCGGACGATGCGTCGCTCGTCGATGACGACTGGAACGACAAGGTTTCCTCGCTCGTCGTGAGCCAGGGGACGCCGGCTCCCGGCACCCTCATCCAGGCGGAGGCCTACAGCTCGATGAGTGGCGTCAGCACCGAGGCCACCTCCGACTCGGGCGGGGGCTCGAACGTGGGCTACATCGATACGGCGGACTGGCTGGCGTATAACGGCATCCAGTTTCCCTCCTCCGGCACGTACAGGGTGGAGTACCGCGTCGCCAGCCCGTCTGGTGGGCGTCTGTCCTTGGACCTGAACGCGGGCGCCACGGTCCTCGGGACGCTGGACATTCCGGCGACGGGTGACTGGCAGTCCTGGACCACCATTTCGCACACGGTCACCGTGACGGCGGGCACCTACAACGTCGGCATCTACGCCCAGGCGGGTGGCTGGAACTTCAACTGGTTCCGCATCACCAGGCTTTGA
- a CDS encoding cytochrome P450 yields MALALTVENTMQASDYNPMLPAVQADPYPYYATLREHAPVYFNEQLGWYIVSRYEDVIAITKNPAVFSSARAVVRPEQLDAAEKVAPTAVRAFRRGILLSEDPPMHTRTRSVVTRAFTPKRIAEMEPRIRQLARELISQLPRSGEFDLIKDLAEPLPVIVIAQMMGEEPKLRHEFKRWSDNAVATFYALARGAELSDIERTSQEMHDYMSRALEARRQQPRDDLMQALLDNGVREGVLSVDEAIAFCRLLLVAGNETTTNLLGNGMHALLSHPDQLERLTREPALIPNAVEEMLRYDSAAKETRVTRRLSGRRRRPCLHPRARGRRPRKGEALPRRSPPDPRPRPSVLRPWRARHNAAEGHSRSSGTGPSHRPARARRKAACRSRPSA; encoded by the coding sequence GTGGCGCTCGCCCTGACCGTCGAGAACACCATGCAAGCCAGTGACTACAACCCCATGTTGCCCGCGGTGCAGGCCGATCCCTACCCGTATTACGCGACGCTCCGGGAGCACGCCCCCGTCTACTTCAACGAGCAGCTCGGCTGGTACATCGTCAGCCGCTACGAGGACGTCATCGCCATCACCAAGAACCCGGCGGTCTTCTCCTCCGCGCGAGCCGTCGTGCGGCCGGAGCAGCTCGACGCGGCGGAGAAGGTGGCACCCACCGCCGTCCGCGCCTTCCGCCGGGGCATCCTCCTGAGCGAGGATCCGCCCATGCACACGAGGACCCGGAGCGTGGTGACCCGGGCCTTCACCCCCAAGCGCATCGCCGAGATGGAGCCGCGCATCCGGCAACTCGCCCGCGAGCTCATCTCCCAACTCCCCCGCTCGGGCGAGTTCGATCTCATCAAGGACCTGGCCGAGCCGCTGCCCGTCATCGTCATCGCGCAGATGATGGGTGAGGAGCCGAAGCTCCGGCACGAGTTCAAGCGCTGGTCCGATAACGCCGTCGCCACCTTCTACGCGCTGGCCCGTGGCGCGGAGCTGTCCGACATCGAGCGCACCTCTCAGGAGATGCACGACTACATGTCGCGGGCCCTGGAGGCGCGCCGCCAGCAGCCCCGGGATGATCTCATGCAGGCACTGCTGGACAACGGCGTGCGCGAGGGCGTGCTCTCCGTGGACGAGGCGATCGCCTTCTGCCGGCTGCTGCTCGTGGCGGGCAACGAGACCACCACCAACCTGCTCGGCAACGGCATGCACGCGCTGCTGAGCCACCCCGATCAACTGGAGCGGCTCACGCGCGAGCCCGCGCTGATCCCCAACGCGGTGGAGGAGATGCTCCGCTACGACTCGGCCGCGAAGGAGACGCGCGTGACGCGCCGGCTCAGTGGCCGGCGTCGGCGCCCGTGCCTGCATCCGCGGGCGAGGGGAAGACGTCCTCGCAAGGGGGAAGCTCTCCCCCGTCGGAGCCCGCCAGACCCCCGTCCGCGTCCGTCAGTCCTCCGTCCGTGGCGGGCGAGGCACAATGCGGCAGAGGGTCATAGTCGTAGCAGTGGTACGGGTCCGAGCCACCGTCCGGCGCGGGCTCGTCGCAAGGCGGCATGCCGTAGCAGGCCATCAGCGTGA
- a CDS encoding radical SAM/SPASM domain-containing protein, with product MLRRLDVTRPDHHPAYVVWELTLRCDQPCTHCGSRAGTQRPDELSTEEALDVVRQLREMRAREVVLIGGEAYLHPGFLDIIRALKEAGIRPGLTTGGRGMTEALARQVAEAGLYAASVSIDGLEPTHDLMRAAPGSFASATAALGFLSAAGVRVAVNTNFNRLNQADLEPLYEHLKGLGPRAWQLQITAPLGRAADRPALLLQPWDLLDLLPRIAALKQRAFADGITLMPGNNLGYFGPEEGILRSPGPDASDHWRGCMAGRYVMGIESNGAVKGCPSLQTAHYVGGNLRERPLRDLWDNAPPLAFTRTRTVEDLWGFCRTCPFASTCMAGCSFTAHALFGRPGNNPYCHYRARTLAKQGVRERLVPQAPAPGRPFDHGLFDLVVEPLDAPDPRPPTPRMLVKRLKWPEARTPQAGGPRTDPTG from the coding sequence ATGCTGCGCCGACTCGATGTCACCCGTCCCGACCACCACCCGGCCTACGTGGTCTGGGAACTGACGCTGCGCTGTGATCAGCCCTGTACCCATTGTGGCTCGCGCGCGGGTACCCAGCGGCCCGACGAGCTGTCCACCGAGGAGGCCCTGGACGTGGTGCGTCAACTGCGCGAGATGCGCGCGCGCGAGGTGGTCCTCATCGGCGGCGAGGCCTATCTGCACCCGGGCTTCCTCGACATCATCCGCGCCTTGAAGGAGGCGGGCATCCGCCCGGGGCTGACCACGGGCGGACGAGGCATGACCGAGGCGCTCGCGCGGCAGGTGGCCGAGGCGGGCCTGTACGCGGCCTCGGTGAGCATCGATGGCCTGGAGCCCACACATGACCTGATGCGGGCCGCCCCGGGCAGCTTCGCCTCCGCCACGGCGGCGCTCGGCTTCCTGAGCGCCGCGGGCGTGCGCGTGGCGGTCAACACCAACTTCAACCGGCTCAACCAGGCGGACCTGGAGCCGCTCTACGAGCACCTCAAGGGCCTGGGCCCCCGCGCCTGGCAGCTTCAAATCACCGCGCCGCTCGGACGCGCGGCCGACCGCCCCGCCCTACTCCTACAGCCGTGGGATCTGCTGGATCTGCTGCCGCGCATCGCGGCGCTGAAGCAGCGCGCCTTCGCCGACGGCATCACCCTCATGCCCGGCAACAACCTGGGCTACTTCGGACCCGAGGAAGGCATCCTGCGCTCGCCAGGCCCCGATGCCTCGGACCACTGGCGCGGCTGCATGGCGGGCCGGTACGTCATGGGCATCGAGTCCAACGGGGCCGTGAAGGGCTGCCCCTCCCTGCAGACGGCGCACTACGTGGGCGGCAACCTGCGCGAGCGGCCCCTGCGCGACCTCTGGGACAACGCCCCCCCTCTCGCCTTCACGCGCACACGCACCGTGGAGGACCTCTGGGGCTTCTGCCGCACCTGCCCCTTCGCCTCCACGTGCATGGCGGGATGCAGCTTCACCGCGCACGCCCTCTTCGGCAGACCGGGCAACAACCCCTACTGCCACTACCGGGCCCGCACCCTCGCGAAGCAGGGCGTGCGCGAACGGCTCGTCCCCCAGGCCCCCGCCCCGGGCAGGCCCTTCGACCATGGGCTGTTCGACCTCGTCGTCGAGCCCCTGGATGCGCCGGATCCGCGTCCGCCGACCCCGCGCATGCTGGTGAAGCGCTTGAAATGGCCCGAGGCCCGAACCCCCCAGGCGGGGGGTCCTCGAACGGACCCCACCGGGTGA
- a CDS encoding VOC family protein translates to MSEIQPSSWPDGLMNTVAKSTRTVCEHFREESTMSRTCKGIPGARSVHHLAYTVPNLDQAVDFFVNVLGAELLYRIGPVEDQTGDWMTRYLNVHPRASTHIAMLRFGPVSNLELFEYTSPDQRRELPRNSDWGGHHLAIGVDDVDAAVDYLRSVPGVKVLGEPQTITEGPIAGDRWVYFLTPWGMQMEVLHTPRGMPYEKDTDARLFESSEPWA, encoded by the coding sequence ATGAGTGAGATTCAACCGAGTTCCTGGCCGGACGGCCTGATGAACACGGTGGCCAAGAGTACGCGGACCGTCTGTGAGCACTTTCGAGAGGAATCCACCATGAGCCGTACCTGCAAGGGCATTCCCGGCGCGCGCAGCGTCCACCACCTCGCCTATACCGTTCCCAACCTCGACCAGGCGGTCGACTTCTTCGTCAACGTCCTCGGGGCCGAGCTGCTGTATCGGATTGGCCCCGTCGAGGACCAGACGGGCGACTGGATGACGCGCTACCTCAACGTGCACCCGCGGGCCTCGACCCACATCGCCATGCTCCGCTTCGGGCCCGTGAGCAACCTGGAGCTGTTCGAGTACACGTCGCCGGACCAGCGGCGGGAACTGCCGCGCAACAGCGACTGGGGAGGCCACCACCTGGCGATCGGCGTCGATGACGTGGATGCCGCGGTGGACTACCTCCGGTCGGTGCCCGGCGTGAAGGTCCTCGGCGAGCCGCAGACCATCACCGAGGGCCCCATCGCCGGGGACCGCTGGGTGTACTTCCTGACGCCGTGGGGCATGCAGATGGAGGTCCTCCACACGCCCAGGGGAATGCCGTACGAGAAGGACACCGACGCCCGCCTGTTCGAATCGAGTGAGCCCTGGGCCTGA
- a CDS encoding cupin domain-containing protein: protein MILSTIDKTSRTRERGEEIHWRCLARRGMLHSECEALDYVRLAPGTEFALRGREGTESAWFVIAGAGRLLAPDSEPAERPIGAGDLVLLPAGADARITSGSAGLELLWLAVMPHAITQSLPMRRPVA from the coding sequence ATGATCCTCTCCACCATCGACAAGACCTCCCGCACGCGCGAGCGGGGCGAGGAGATCCATTGGCGCTGTCTGGCCCGGCGCGGGATGTTGCATTCGGAGTGCGAGGCCTTGGACTACGTGCGGCTGGCCCCGGGCACCGAGTTCGCGCTCCGAGGCCGTGAGGGCACCGAGAGCGCCTGGTTCGTCATCGCCGGGGCGGGGCGGCTCCTGGCGCCGGACTCGGAGCCCGCGGAGCGTCCCATCGGGGCGGGAGACCTGGTGCTCCTGCCCGCGGGAGCGGATGCCCGCATCACCAGTGGGAGCGCCGGGCTGGAGTTGCTCTGGCTCGCCGTGATGCCCCACGCCATCACCCAATCCCTTCCCATGAGGAGACCCGTGGCATGA
- a CDS encoding cupin domain-containing protein encodes MREGLIIGDLEEPSVVYGVHGTTGLSQWKCLARRAGLFGAWEAVEWAWIPPGGISGEHVHTRTEEIYFILSGRGEMTLDGKPYPVGPGNLILTGLGTKHGLRNVGDEGLGWLVVELLSPATAAVFRGSDHTTPTPSGGSDVTNAVVLNLRQTPEVDPRPVFTGPLRRIRLVKLEPGQRAELFAEGAEHTLFALQGSGEISSGEAAVPLKYGVSVTLPLGTGMTVTAGADGLEYFQATLEVPGSGAR; translated from the coding sequence ATGCGTGAGGGGCTGATCATCGGAGATCTGGAGGAGCCCTCCGTGGTGTACGGCGTGCACGGCACCACGGGGCTCTCCCAGTGGAAGTGTCTGGCGCGGAGGGCCGGGTTGTTCGGCGCGTGGGAGGCGGTGGAGTGGGCGTGGATTCCCCCGGGTGGAATCAGCGGGGAGCACGTGCACACGCGCACCGAGGAGATCTACTTCATCCTCTCGGGCCGTGGAGAGATGACGCTCGACGGCAAGCCGTACCCGGTGGGCCCGGGCAACCTCATCCTGACGGGCCTCGGGACGAAGCATGGCCTGCGCAACGTCGGAGACGAGGGCCTGGGCTGGCTCGTGGTCGAGCTGTTGAGCCCGGCCACCGCGGCGGTGTTTCGCGGCTCGGACCACACAACCCCAACCCCTTCTGGAGGAAGCGACGTGACGAACGCCGTGGTGCTCAATCTGAGACAGACCCCTGAAGTCGATCCACGTCCCGTCTTCACGGGACCGCTGCGCCGCATCCGTCTGGTGAAGCTGGAGCCCGGGCAGCGGGCGGAGTTGTTCGCGGAGGGCGCGGAGCACACCCTGTTCGCGCTCCAGGGCTCCGGGGAGATCTCCTCGGGAGAGGCGGCCGTCCCCTTGAAGTATGGCGTCTCGGTCACGTTGCCCCTGGGCACCGGGATGACCGTCACCGCCGGGGCGGATGGGCTGGAGTATTTCCAGGCGACCCTCGAGGTGCCAGGGAGTGGAGCGAGATGA
- a CDS encoding sedoheptulose 7-phosphate cyclase, with translation MSRNWIVSTALPVHYQVRMVDGLLDPDNRALLEAGATRRSDTIRRLIVIDAAVDRLYGVQLRHYLQHHGVKYQILALPISETLKTMDAVFTVVEAINAFGLSRRHEPIIAIGGGVLMDIVGLAASLYRRSTPYVRVPTTLIGLVDAGVGAKTGVNHAAHKNRLGTYFPAKDTLLDRGFLRTLDTRHLVNGLAEILKIALIKDRTLFELLERHGTTLIDERLQGTTPESDEAATQVIERAITGMIEELEFNLWEHKLERVVDYGHTFSPTVEMLALPELLHGEAVNIDMALTTLLSVQRGLISVEERDRIFALMRKLELPVYHRLCEPAVLEEALADTVRHRDGLQRLPLAMGIGSACFVNDVQPSELRAALATLKEMDGGSESLREAAHA, from the coding sequence ATGTCACGCAACTGGATCGTCAGCACGGCCCTGCCTGTCCACTATCAGGTGCGGATGGTGGATGGCCTGCTCGACCCGGACAACCGGGCGCTGCTGGAAGCGGGCGCGACCCGGCGGTCCGATACCATCCGCAGGCTCATCGTGATCGATGCCGCCGTGGACCGCCTCTATGGCGTGCAACTTCGCCACTACCTCCAGCACCATGGGGTGAAGTACCAGATCCTCGCGCTGCCCATCTCCGAGACGCTCAAGACGATGGACGCCGTCTTCACCGTGGTGGAGGCCATCAACGCGTTCGGCCTCTCGCGTCGCCACGAGCCCATCATCGCCATCGGAGGCGGGGTGCTCATGGACATCGTCGGGCTCGCCGCGAGTCTCTACCGCCGCAGCACGCCGTACGTGCGCGTGCCCACCACGCTCATCGGCCTCGTGGATGCCGGGGTGGGCGCGAAGACGGGGGTCAACCATGCCGCGCACAAGAACCGGCTCGGGACGTACTTCCCCGCGAAGGACACGCTGCTGGATCGCGGCTTCCTGCGCACGCTGGACACCCGGCACCTCGTCAACGGCCTCGCGGAGATCCTCAAGATCGCCCTGATCAAGGATCGCACCCTGTTCGAGCTGCTCGAGCGCCACGGCACCACGCTCATCGACGAGCGGCTGCAAGGGACGACTCCCGAGAGTGACGAGGCCGCGACGCAGGTCATCGAGCGGGCCATCACGGGGATGATCGAGGAGCTGGAGTTCAACCTGTGGGAGCACAAGCTGGAGCGGGTGGTCGACTACGGCCATACGTTCAGCCCCACGGTCGAGATGTTGGCCCTGCCGGAGCTGCTGCACGGCGAGGCGGTGAACATCGACATGGCGCTGACCACGCTCCTCTCCGTGCAGCGTGGGTTGATCAGTGTGGAGGAGCGCGACCGCATCTTCGCGCTCATGCGCAAGCTGGAGCTGCCCGTGTATCACCGGCTCTGCGAGCCAGCGGTACTGGAGGAGGCCCTGGCCGACACGGTCCGTCACCGTGACGGCCTCCAGCGGCTGCCGCTGGCCATGGGAATCGGCTCGGCGTGCTTCGTCAACGACGTGCAGCCGTCCGAGCTGCGCGCGGCGCTCGCCACCCTGAAGGAGATGGATGGCGGCTCCGAGTCCCTGCGGGAGGCCGCTCATGCGTGA